The Laribacter hongkongensis DSM 14985 DNA segment CAGTCAATTTTAGCCAACTGCAACAAGCAACGAGTGGCTTCAGTAATCGCATTGACAGTCTTGAAAATTCTGTGAAAAGCCTTGAGAACACGGTGAGCAGTAATCGCCGTGAGTACAGGTCAGGTATCGCATCCTCTGGTGCTTCTGCTGCTGCGATGATGAATGCGATCAAGGTTGATGGTGTGGGTATCGGTGCATCAACTTTCTCCGGTCAGGGTGCAGCTGCGGTTGCTCTTGGAAAAACTTTCACCAACGGAAATTCAGCCAGCCTTGCAGTCGGATATAGCGGAAGCAAGGCTCTTGCATCTGCAGGTGTTGGTATACCCCTGAAGTGGTAATGCTGAAATAACGTCAAAGCAAAAAAGCCGCATAGTGCG contains these protein-coding regions:
- a CDS encoding YadA-like family protein, with amino-acid sequence MKNALIVISSLLTISVAAFAAPADSVSNVNDVIITSDTDHAGYGDIHLVRDNTFYGKPNTELVVNNSGVTINSDLAISGKLSGLQNGVNATDAVNFSQLQQATSGFSNRIDSLENSVKSLENTVSSNRREYRSGIASSGASAAAMMNAIKVDGVGIGASTFSGQGAAAVALGKTFTNGNSASLAVGYSGSKALASAGVGIPLKW